In a genomic window of bacterium:
- a CDS encoding 50S ribosomal protein L19, translating to MDVVQDVTKAQMRTDLPEFGPGDTIRVNVRVREGDKERIQAFEGVCIGRRGAGISESFTVRKISSGIGVERIFPLHSPSIESIEVVRRGRVRRAKLYYLRRLRGSKATRIKERRES from the coding sequence ATGGACGTCGTGCAAGACGTTACGAAGGCACAGATGCGGACCGACCTGCCCGAATTCGGGCCCGGCGACACGATCCGCGTGAACGTGCGCGTGCGTGAGGGTGACAAGGAGCGGATCCAGGCCTTCGAGGGGGTGTGCATCGGCCGCCGCGGGGCAGGGATCAGCGAGAGCTTCACCGTGCGCAAGATCTCGAGCGGCATCGGCGTCGAGCGGATCTTCCCGCTGCACTCGCCTTCGATCGAGTCGATCGAGGTGGTGCGGCGCGGTCGGGTCCGTCGGGCGAAGCTGTACTACCTGCGTCGTCTGCGGGGCAGCAAGGCGACCCGGATCAAGGAGAGGCGCGAGAGCTGA
- a CDS encoding tRNA (guanosine(37)-N1)-methyltransferase TrmD has translation MRINIVTIFPQYFTTPLSLSILGRAAAAGLVTYRVVDLRDFTHDRHRTVDDAPYGGGSGMVMKPEPFFEAVEALAPQGPIVLLSARGKRFEHADAVRYAVQPELTLLCGHYKDVDQRVADHLATEELSIGDFVLSGGEPAALVVTDAVVRLLPGALGRHESAATDSFYDDGLLSPPSYTRPPEYRGYRVPEILLSGDHARIAAWRQEQAERLTRERRPDLWRAYLERHGEAAEGQ, from the coding sequence GTGCGGATCAACATCGTCACCATCTTCCCGCAATACTTCACCACGCCGCTCTCGTTGAGCATCCTGGGCCGAGCGGCGGCCGCGGGCCTGGTGACGTACCGTGTCGTGGACCTGCGGGACTTCACCCACGACCGGCACCGCACCGTGGATGATGCGCCTTACGGCGGCGGCTCGGGGATGGTGATGAAGCCGGAGCCGTTCTTCGAGGCGGTGGAGGCTCTGGCGCCGCAGGGGCCGATCGTGCTGCTCTCGGCGCGGGGCAAGCGGTTCGAGCACGCCGATGCGGTGCGCTATGCGGTCCAGCCGGAGCTCACGCTGCTCTGCGGCCACTACAAGGACGTGGACCAGCGCGTCGCCGACCACCTGGCCACCGAGGAGCTCTCGATCGGCGACTTCGTGTTGAGCGGCGGCGAACCCGCCGCGCTCGTGGTGACCGACGCGGTGGTGCGCTTGCTGCCCGGTGCGCTGGGCAGGCACGAGTCGGCGGCGACGGATTCGTTCTACGATGATGGGCTGCTCAGCCCGCCGTCGTACACGCGGCCGCCGGAGTACCGTGGGTACCGGGTCCCGGAGATCCTGCTCTCCGGCGATCACGCCCGCATCGCGGCGTGGCGGCAGGAGCAAGCCGAGCGGCTGACGCGGGAGCGGCGGCCGGACCTGTGGCGTGCGTATCTGGAGCGACACGGCGAGGCGGCCGAGGGCCAGTGA
- a CDS encoding ribosome maturation factor RimM, with the protein MAASPAGPEPSRAGQGEPRHLVVGHINKAHGTRGEVFIWPLTDTPEQVFVPGRVLRLASPDGGPEPDPDVPPLVIEHLRPYRRGLLVKFDELDDRTSAEAVAGRYVSAPVEDLPPLEEGEVFYHQLLDAEVVTVEGQVVGRVREVYETEPAHLLEVKGGDKLHLIPFTEQIVKEVDVERRRIVIDPPAGLLEL; encoded by the coding sequence ATGGCGGCGTCTCCTGCCGGCCCGGAACCCTCGCGAGCGGGGCAGGGGGAGCCGCGTCACCTCGTGGTGGGCCACATCAACAAGGCGCACGGCACGCGGGGCGAGGTCTTCATCTGGCCGTTGACGGACACCCCCGAACAGGTCTTCGTGCCGGGGCGCGTACTGCGGCTGGCATCGCCGGACGGCGGGCCTGAGCCGGATCCGGACGTGCCGCCGCTGGTGATCGAGCACCTGCGGCCCTACCGCCGAGGGCTGCTGGTCAAGTTCGACGAGCTGGACGACCGCACGTCCGCCGAAGCGGTGGCCGGTCGCTATGTGTCGGCGCCGGTGGAGGATCTTCCGCCCCTGGAGGAAGGCGAGGTCTTCTACCACCAGCTGCTGGACGCGGAGGTGGTCACGGTCGAAGGGCAGGTGGTGGGGCGGGTGCGAGAAGTCTACGAGACGGAGCCGGCGCATCTGCTCGAGGTGAAGGGGGGGGACAAGCTGCACCTGATCCCCTTCACCGAGCAGATCGTCAAGGAGGTCGATGTCGAGCGCAGGCGGATCGTGATCGACCCGCCTGCCGGTCTGCTGGAGCTCTGA
- a CDS encoding signal recognition particle protein: MFEELSEKLDGVLGRFRQRGVLTEPMIKDGLREIRRVLLEADVNYQLARDFLARVEERALGERVLKSISPGQQIVKIVHDELVALLGGSRVALQLAPSPPTVILLVGLQGSGKTTTAAKLARRLDREGRSPMLAALDIYRPAAIDQLETLGKQIGVPVFADRGERDVAKLAVRALEQARADKRKTVILDSAGRLQIDAELMDELRRVKAATRPTEILLVADGMTGQEAVRIATGFHEALELTGVILTKMDGDARGGAALSIRGATGVPIKFIGVGERPEALEVFDPVRMADRILQRGDVVGLVERAQQAFDREQAERLERKLAQTGKFDLNDFLVAMQQLQKLGPLEGLLKMIPGVNHKLLKNVKVDPKRMKHLEAIILSMTPQERARPEILNGSRRARIARGSGRPIQEVNRLLEQFKQVQKLMKQMRGLGMGPGRPRMPFNLFG; this comes from the coding sequence ATGTTCGAGGAGCTGAGCGAAAAGCTGGACGGCGTGCTCGGCCGGTTCCGCCAGCGCGGCGTCCTCACGGAGCCCATGATCAAGGACGGGCTCCGGGAGATCCGCCGCGTCCTGCTGGAGGCCGACGTCAACTACCAGCTCGCGCGGGACTTCCTGGCGCGGGTGGAAGAGCGTGCGCTGGGCGAGCGCGTGCTCAAGTCCATCTCGCCGGGCCAGCAGATCGTGAAGATCGTTCACGACGAGCTGGTCGCGCTGCTGGGGGGGAGCCGTGTTGCGCTCCAGCTCGCGCCGTCCCCGCCGACGGTGATCCTGCTGGTGGGGCTCCAGGGCTCGGGCAAGACGACGACGGCGGCGAAGCTGGCGCGGCGGCTGGACCGGGAGGGCCGGTCGCCGATGCTGGCGGCGCTGGACATCTACCGGCCGGCGGCGATCGACCAGCTCGAAACGCTGGGTAAGCAGATCGGGGTGCCGGTGTTCGCGGACCGCGGGGAGCGGGACGTCGCGAAGCTGGCCGTGCGGGCGCTGGAGCAGGCGCGCGCCGACAAGCGCAAGACCGTGATCCTGGACAGCGCGGGCCGGCTCCAGATCGACGCCGAGCTGATGGACGAGCTCCGGCGGGTGAAGGCGGCGACCCGGCCGACCGAGATCCTGCTGGTGGCGGACGGGATGACGGGCCAGGAGGCGGTCCGGATCGCGACGGGCTTCCACGAGGCGCTGGAGCTCACGGGCGTCATCCTCACGAAGATGGACGGCGACGCCCGGGGTGGTGCGGCGCTCTCGATCCGCGGTGCGACGGGCGTGCCGATCAAGTTCATCGGCGTGGGCGAGCGGCCGGAGGCGCTGGAGGTGTTCGACCCGGTCCGGATGGCAGACCGGATCCTCCAGCGCGGGGACGTGGTGGGGTTGGTGGAGCGTGCGCAGCAGGCGTTCGACCGGGAGCAGGCGGAGCGGCTGGAGCGGAAGCTCGCGCAGACGGGGAAGTTCGACCTGAACGACTTCCTCGTGGCGATGCAGCAGTTGCAGAAGCTGGGGCCGCTCGAGGGCCTGCTGAAGATGATCCCGGGCGTGAACCACAAGCTGCTGAAGAACGTGAAGGTCGACCCCAAGCGGATGAAGCACCTGGAGGCGATCATCCTCTCGATGACGCCGCAGGAGCGGGCGCGCCCGGAGATCCTGAACGGCTCGCGCCGTGCCCGCATCGCGCGTGGATCCGGCCGGCCGATCCAGGAGGTGAACCGGCTCCTGGAGCAGTTCAAGCAGGTCCAGAAGCTCATGAAGCAGATGCGGGGGCTGGGGATGGGGCCCGGCCGCCCGCGGATGCCGTTCAACCTCTTCGGCTGA
- a CDS encoding adenylosuccinate synthase encodes MLENFRCLVVVGAQWGDEGKGKIVDVLTPTVDIVARYQGGANAGHTVNVGGDEFILHQIPSGILHPGKRCLLGNGVVLDVEQFFQELDGLHARGIDTDGRVGVSGRAHLLLEYHKRLDIASEQRRGASRIGTTGRGIGPAYEDKIARRGIRVADLRADDIAERLRAAAERANEALRASGAEELDPARVAEDVLAYRDRLLPLITDTGHEIARALDSGRRVLLEGAQGALLDVDHGTYPFVTSSTTTAAGAATGVGIGPTRIDAVLGVVKAYTTRVGSGPFPTELDSELGDRLRELGGEYGATTGRPRRCGWFDAVVLRYAARVNGLTGLALTKLDVLDSFDEVKVAVAYEADGQVLEEFPEDLAVLERARPIYETLPGWRAPTGGARAVEDLPARARGYLERIEELTGVPIWFVSVGTERGEIIRVR; translated from the coding sequence TACCAGGGCGGCGCGAACGCGGGCCACACGGTGAACGTGGGCGGCGACGAGTTCATCCTGCACCAGATCCCGTCCGGCATTCTCCATCCGGGCAAACGCTGCCTGCTCGGCAACGGCGTCGTCCTCGATGTCGAGCAGTTCTTCCAGGAACTGGACGGGCTGCACGCCCGCGGCATCGACACCGACGGACGCGTGGGCGTCAGCGGACGCGCGCACCTGCTCCTCGAGTACCACAAGCGTCTCGACATCGCCAGCGAGCAGCGCCGCGGCGCCTCGCGGATCGGCACCACGGGCAGGGGGATCGGGCCGGCGTACGAGGACAAGATCGCGCGCCGGGGCATCCGGGTGGCGGACCTGCGCGCGGACGACATCGCGGAGCGGCTACGCGCGGCGGCGGAGCGGGCCAACGAGGCGTTGCGCGCGAGCGGCGCCGAGGAGCTCGACCCTGCCCGCGTCGCCGAGGACGTCCTCGCGTACCGCGACCGGCTCCTTCCGCTGATCACCGACACCGGCCACGAGATCGCCAGGGCACTGGATTCCGGCCGGCGCGTCCTGCTCGAGGGCGCGCAGGGGGCGCTGCTGGACGTGGATCACGGCACCTACCCGTTCGTCACGTCGTCCACGACCACGGCGGCCGGCGCGGCGACGGGGGTCGGGATCGGGCCGACGCGGATCGACGCGGTGCTCGGCGTCGTCAAGGCGTACACGACGCGCGTGGGTAGCGGACCGTTTCCCACGGAGCTGGACTCGGAGCTCGGAGACCGGCTCCGGGAGCTCGGCGGCGAGTACGGGGCGACGACGGGGCGCCCGCGCCGCTGCGGTTGGTTCGACGCCGTGGTCCTCCGCTACGCCGCACGGGTCAACGGGCTGACCGGGCTGGCGCTCACCAAGCTCGACGTGCTCGATTCGTTCGACGAGGTGAAGGTCGCGGTGGCGTACGAGGCCGATGGCCAGGTGCTGGAGGAGTTCCCAGAGGACCTGGCGGTGCTCGAGCGGGCCCGGCCCATCTACGAGACCCTCCCCGGCTGGCGCGCCCCGACCGGCGGGGCCCGGGCCGTGGAGGACCTGCCGGCCCGCGCCCGGGGTTATTTGGAGAGGATCGAGGAGCTGACCGGCGTCCCGATTTGGTTCGTTTCCGTCGGGACGGAGCGGGGCGAGATCATCCGCGTGCGGTAG